A segment of the Salminus brasiliensis chromosome 1, fSalBra1.hap2, whole genome shotgun sequence genome:
GGAGTTGTATATTAAAGCTTGCTTGACGTTAACATTAGCATAATGCGTTGAGGCCTTGAGGCTGTACCTGCTATCTGCATAAGGCTCCAACCCCCTGGGGAGTCTCGGGGAGTGCCATAACGTCACCCCCTGCACATCTCCCCCAGCCCTCCAAGCCTTGATTCTGGCCTAGTCACATACGGGCAGATCCACTCCGCTGGGGCTTTAGTGAGCAGCAAGCACCATGAGGCCAGCAATAACCTGGCAGTGTATCAACCACCTCGGCTTTCCCACTTACAGTGATGTAATTTTCATTCTGTCTCATAAAATGGCTGTCATCGGAGCGCACTGAGATGTCTCTCACGTGTTGCCTGTTTAATTTTTAAAGGGAAATGATCCATGAACCTCATCATAGAGGACTCTTCTCTTTGATTACATCCAAAGCTATCGCGGCAAACAAACAGATGCTGGAATGACACGCAAATCTATTAAAGTGTGCTATCAGAGCCACCCCTAGGAAGCATGTCGTGCTAATATTTATGTGTTCATTCAGACCACGTCCCTTTTGTGTCTTCCAGGGAAAGATGAGCCGTCCAGTTACATCTGCACCACGTGCAAGCAGACCTTCACCAGCGCCTGGTTCTTGCTGCAGCATGCCCAGAACACCCATGGCATTCGCATCTACCTGGACAACCACCCATCTAGCTGTTCCCTCACACCCCGTATGGCTCTACCTCCATCTCTGGGGGCTGATGCCCTGCCCCGCTCACCCCTGGCCAGCTTTCTAGGTGACTCCAGCAATCCTTTCCACTTGCTCCGCATGGCTGCCCCTCTGCTGCGCGAGCCTCCACCTGCTGGGTATATGGAGACCCGTTTACCCTCAACCCCACCTTTTGTGAGTCCTCCGCCTCCACCTCGTCACCACCTGGAACGCCTGGGCCATGAAGAGATGGGTATTCTCTCTCAGCATCCTAGCGCCTTTGAACGGGTGATGCGTCTGGCCCCCATGCCCATGGAGCCTCCCTCCATGGACTTCTCCCGGCGTCTCCGAGAGCTGGctggcaacaacaacaacagtggcGGACCCACACCACCTCTCTCACCCAATCGTGTGCCACCCATGCACAGGCTCCTCAGCCCCACTCTCTTTCAAGCCAGCTCCAAGCCACCCCCAGCATTCCTGAGCACTCCACCGCAGTCAATGCAGGGTCCTCCCAGGAGCAGCTCTTCACCACCCTTGGGCCAAGGAGGCAAAGTCAAGTCTTGCGAGTTCTGCGGCAAGACTTTTAAGTTCCAGAGCAATCTCATAGTGCATCGACGCAGCCACACCGGAGAGAGGCCCTACAAGTGTCACCTGTGTGACCATGCCTGCTCTCAAGCCAGCAAGCTAAAGCGGCACATgaagacacacatgcacaagtcTGCTTCCATGGGCAGCTCGCCAGAACAAGGCAGCCGTGACTCAACGGGAGAGGAGGCAAAGAGCAGGGATGGCCATGGCATTGGAGAAGGGCCAGAcaatgaggaggaagaggaggaggaagaagaggaggaagaggaggaagaagaggaggaggaagaacagCAGAATGGCAGCAGCAGGCCTGAATCTAATCTCAGCATGGACTCAGAGTTCAGCAGGAACAGAGAGAACGATTCCCGGCCTTCACCGAGTGAGAAACCACTCTCTGCTGAGAGAGTGACAGAAAGCCAATACAACAATCTTGACAATCACCTGAGACTTCCTTTGGGTACCAGGCCACGGGAAGAGATGGACGAAGCAGACACAGCAGCCAGAGAAGCAGACATAGAATGCCAACCTATGGTAAACGGCAGAGGCTGCGGACCACAAGACTCCATCCCTGGTTTGTTCCAGCAGAAACCCACACCCATCTCAAGCCCAAGCCTCTCTGGCTCCTCGGCCAAGAGGATCAAGGTGGAGAAGGATCTGGAGCTGCCACCCATGCCCCTCATCTCTTCAGAAAATGTGTACTCTCAGCTGCTGGCTGGCTACGCCGCCTCACGCCACTTCATCAGGGAACCCTTCCTTGGTTTTGGCGATTCTAGACAGTCGCCCTTTGGGACTTCTTCCGAGCACTCCTCCTCAGAGACAGGCAGCCTGCGATTCTCCACACCCCCCGGGGAGCTTCTGGAAGGTGGAGCCCTGTCTGGCCGTAGTGGCAGCAGCACACCTCATCTCCATCTACGGGGCCCGGGCCCTGGGAGGCCCCCGAGCTCCAAGGAAAGCCGACGGAGCGACACGTGCGAATATTGTGGCAAAGTGTTCAAAAACTGCAGCAATTTAACAGTGCACCGGCGCAGTCACACAGGAGAAAGGCCCTACAAGTGCGACCTGTGCAGCTATGCTTGTGCCCAGAGCAGCAAGCTCACTCGCCACATGAAGACCCATGGCCAGTTTGGCAAGGAGGTGTACCGTTGCGACATCTGTCACATGCCCTTCAGCGTCTACAGCACCCTGGAAAAACACATGAAGAAGTGGCACGGGGAACACTTGATGAGCAACGAGGTCAAACTGGAGCAGGCCGACCGAGCCTAGGTGCACTAAAGCACATTCTTTCAGACTGATATAATGGGTTTAGCTGGATAATCTTTTGGATGAATCGGACTATAGATTTTGTTTATGGAATGATATgatgttttttggttttgtttttgtgtgtttttttttctagtgaAACTGCCACCTGAGAAATAAGAACATTAGTAAATGTTTGTAGATGGATTTCAAAAAGCCCTGCTGGCATTCCCAGCAACCAACAGAGGAGTTGTCCATTAAGAATCCATGGAGCCTTTCTACTGTGCAAtaatttctgtatttattgGATTGTTTCGTAATGATACATAGCATGTGCAGGTACATTATCAAGGGGGTTTTAGTACATTCCTCTGTtagtatttttgtttttctgatgCCATTAAGATATGACAGATACTGAGATTTTGGCATTCAGCCACCTTTATGTTTGAGCAATTtcctaaaaggaaaaaaactatTCTGCTAAATTCTGAAGAAGAGGTCTAACTTCTAAAAATCAGAGAGGGTGTTTAGTGTACTACTGTTGTTTTCAGTCCCACCAGGCTCGGGTGACATTTTTAAAGAGTAAAGCACTGAATGTCAAATAGACAATAAATATTAAACTAATTTGAGTGATATGGAAGATCAGGGATGTCTCAGGCAGCTGGAGGACAGTTTGACTGCGTTGATTCCTTATTGATGACCATCAAGCTAAATATTCTCATCATAACTTATGTTTTTAGctcagtaacaaaaacagttcTTCCCAGCCACAATGCACTCCTCTAGACAGTGTGTTTATCTCAAAAAAGCTGGTGATGTGATAAAGCCATTTACTCTTGATGACCcaaatgtttacattaccaCAAACTAACCTCCATACCCAACATTCACACCTACCATCCAGTGTATATTTTCTAAGCACACAAGTTAATGGGTTTGGCTTCGGAAAGCATACCCATGTGTTTAGTTTAGGCTGATCAAATTTCTGATTTCTGGCTGATAAAGGTTTTGAGATTGTTTAGGGTGTTCTTGGACTCTTGGATAGTGTTCTCCCTATTAAAGACTAATTTGaacaaaacatcagccaggacCATTCTGGTTCTTCGGTCTCACAGTATTACGCACTTAATATAGGCAACATTGTAATCTCAAATTTATTTGAGTGGGATATGTAGAATCAAGATGTCCCAAGAGGCTGCTTTTTCTCCAGAGCATTGTGAAATTAAATGATTTCCTCtttttctctactgttctccacactttctttattttacaCTTCAGCTCAGAGTGTTGCTGCAGCCCAAACATGTTCCCCATTCACTAGTTTAAAAGCATCTCAGCctgctgctctttttttttttttttttgtactgtttTTATCCCACTTAATGTTACAATCAGCACTTGAAAAACATGCTGGGGGTTGTTGactattttgattttgttttgggattttttttcaaTGAAATTATTGCCATATAAGTTGGAATTTAGagtaaacatgaacacaaacctTATGAATAATTCCCTACATTCAAAACTTCTCTGTAAGTGTAGTTTATTACGTTCCGTTTTTCTGTCGTCCTCCAGATACAACTTGGTTTTCTGTCTCTTGAATAGCGCAGAGAAAAAATAAGTGGCTACAACTTGAAAATCAGTGACGGATTTAaatgtgaaagaaagaaagtggtGCAAAAGGATTTTAATCAAGAGGGCATGCCAAATTCAAGTGCCATTTCTGATACCCCGAGACAAACCTGTCCTGTAGCGTTTACTACCATTCGATTTGACATGCACGCAAAAgtaattatgcagtgtgtagcCTCTGATGCAACTAAGACTCCTGCGGCACCGTGGAAATCACATTCCTGACATACATGGCCTACGGAAACTGTGGTAGCCCTTCAAAATATCACTTTAGGTCAAATAAGAGGTTAAATATTTATGAATTTTATGTGTAGTATGTGTGATACCTTTTGGACAAATGACAGCGCACAGGTTTGCTTTCCTCCTCCGAGATGTCCAAGCCATCTCACCAGTGATACTTGCAGCTGGACTATCGCCAGTAGCAACCGAAGAAAATCGACAATggggaaaagagaaaaaatgacACTCTgtctttaaataatgtttacAGTGTTGAAGTTCAAGGATAAAAAAAATtcctgtgtaaatgtgttttaaaagaGGATGAAatattctctcttttttttctaccATTTTGTTCTGAATGCCATACCAGGGTTtgaattgtttgtttatttcaaaTTTTTGTTTGCTCTTTTCTTTTggtgcagggttttttttttcataaatttcaatggacacacacatatatatgtttgtTCTGTTGAATACACAGTGTATTTGTATACCAGTGACATTTTATGAAATGATGCAAAAAATCTTTATATTTTGCAGTCCATTATAAAATTGTGAGTctattcaaatgttttttgtCTCTATATCTGTTCATAATTTTGGTAAATCTATCCTTTCGAGGatgtaaaaaaaggaaataaaaatgaatgaaaattcAAAGCGTTCAGTGAATTGATGTAACTCTTTCTCACTGTTGCACAGCAGTTTTGTCTGAGGTGTGTATAATGATCTTTATACTATGGTCATGTTGAATTGTCCAGCGCAGACAAATTACATTTGCCACAGGTATTGTTCTGTTGCTTTCAGAATTCAGGTCTGACTGATTGGTAAACATAGGTCTTTCAGAGCTCACTCAGTTTTTCATTATCAGCATAGAAGCGTATTGGAAACTTCAGACAGGGCTTCTTAGTTCATGACCCTTGACCTAAGGAGCTCACTAATTTGTGAAACCTTTCTTTATGTTGCACCTGCTGGTCCCCCCTCTTCCTCCAAGAGATGCTCTCAACACAATGACCCGTCTGACCTTTCTTGACCCTGTCAATGTTGCCTCGTCCCCGTATTCTCTTTTGTAAGACAGGTGGGCCTTTGTAGACACAACAATGTTGCTTGTAAGGGAGGGGAAACTACTTTAGGGCCCTTCTTGGTCTATGTACACTTTCCTTTTCATCTGAAAGAGGCTCCCACGACAAAACCTACATACCAAAAATAACCTCTACAGTAACTTAGAGAGTGAtttatcgtgtgtgtgtgtgttggcaaaCAATTAGTCCGTAGCTTGCATCCCGATGTGACCGTTCCTTCAAAGAGACACTCATGAATATGGTTAGACCAAGACTGGACATCTGGGACGCATCTTCAGCCCTCAAACAAGCTCTGACAAAAGATTAAAAGACGACCAAAGCCTTTCTCAAGGCACTAGTTTCGCCTCAAGGTCTCGCCATTTTCACATTCTAATTACGTGACTCTGCCACACCAATGAGTTGCCAAGCACTTTTGGCCACTGCTTCACACAAGCTGGTGTCATAGTTCACATCCGACATGTCATTTAAGAGTACTTTTAAACTTGGGTAATAGAAGGTCCCCATTTGCACTGCGTGGCTAATGCCATGGGAAGACAGTGGGCCCTCTGCAGTGGTGAAGTGGCCCCTCATTTGACAGGCCAAAACGACAGGGACGTGAATAGGTCACACACAAGGAGACTTCAGAAAATGATGGCCCTTGCAAAAACCACGGTCTAAGCGGACAGGGTGTCAGCAGGGGCTGTGGTCAGGGCCTAAACCGCACAGATCTATTGCAGAGTCCTGGAGTCTTTTTCTTTATGGGATCACAGGGACCATAACCCCGCCGGGCCCCTGTGTCTATATCCAGTTACTAATCTCTATTCCCTGACCAGTGCCCAGTGAAACAGCACCCGCCAAAGTGCTGATGCCCCCGAGGCAGAGGAGCTAGAGACCAGagcaaatcctccccagctgGGTCGGCCTGGGAACGGGGAGGGCACAGTGAAGAGTTTCTGAAAAAGGATGGGCAGGAGACGGCTGGAAGTGTGTGGTCGCTCCGCGGTCAGTCAGCAGCTGTGGATCCTTCCTCAGTTGAGATCTGACCCAGAGGAACAAAGGCACTACAGAGCATTTCACGAAGCAAAGGGAATGCATGCTTCCTGGCTGAAAAGAACAAAGGAAAACTCGTCTGAAGACAggactggggggggggtgattatTTGGGGGGTGTTCTCAATACTCATGAGTATTGAGAACACACATTTAGAATACAGACATTTAATAGAACAATTCAAATTTAATTAGTTACTTTTTTATGTAGTTTTTTGCATTTTCAGGAGAATGCTAATAGAATATTTACCCACTAAACCTAATGATGTTTATGAGTATTTGACACAACTGTGATGCAATTTCtgtttgcctctgtacaccaccacaATGGATTGAATTGAAGGGTTTAAGAAAAATACTGTATTAATTGTATTGGAATGACAGCTTTTTTTTACATAGTACCTATGTAAACTATCTTATAAACATTTCCATAGCCAGGTGTGGCCTTTAATTTGTCATGTCAAATTAAAAAGATGAAAGGGTGATAATGTGCTGAACTTGCATTTGGTAGCCATTCATGGGAACTCTCAATTTTCAATTTACAGTGGTTTTAATGCAAGTAAGGACAGCCATCATTTGACTGATGAGTCTctgattttttaatttttattatttttacaacataacattttatttagtgGGGACACTTTTAGGGATGCAAGCTCACTTTCTGTATTATGTCATGGATGGAATGGGACTTCACAATGTACAAGGAGTTGCATGGTAAACATCAACCCAAACTAAAAACTGTaaagaataaacaaacaaataaataattcaaatcAGATAAaacaatgcattaaaaaaagcttttttctAAAATCAGCATTTTtgttaggaatcttgcccaacTGTTAAATGGTGGTATGCTTGCATAGCAATGTTGTTACCCACTTTACTGGTACAACTGTATACTTGTCCTGTTTTACTTTAACTGATGTAGCCATTACACACTGTAACTTTAATGAATGGACTTTCTGTACCATGTAAGGTGCAACAGAAAGTTTGATTAAGAAGctataaaacaaacaagcaaaagaTCTCTATTAGTATATAAGAGCTACAATGAGCAAAGTAACTTGACCTGGGGGAAGGGTTTAaccactggttcactggtttaACCCCTAAACTGCAAGAAAAACCCATAAATATAGAGGTGGGTGTTTTACTGGTTTTCAAGGTGTGCTGTttgtcattttgtttatttttgtgggTTTATATACTAGGATTACTTAGTATAATGAGCTTTAAGCTGCTGTTATTACCAGCCTCTATTTAACACAAGACCTTGGGAGACCAAAGGTAACAACACAGAGCAGCTTTGATTCAGCTAACTTTCTACAAGTAGCTGGACTACCTTTCTGCAATCTGACATTAATTCACCCCTACTAAACAATTTCATGTGTGTAAATGAAATATGAGTTTGGGCCACACTGACACGGCTGGAACGAGAGAACAGTCAAGCAAAGcctttgaaataaaaaaaagacaaaaaacacacacaaccagagtCAGAGTAATTGCTTCTAGTCTCTGCAAGCTATATTCATCTGAATTCCTGGAGCTAGACCTCCCTTGAGCACCCAAACAGAGGTGAATTACTGAGCTATTTGGGTggctggggggaggggggaagggggggtcAGTGTAATTGTTGACATTGGACTCTgctcttgtcccggcaaaatATTAAATCTTCTCATTTGATTTGGGCCGTAATTATGTCGTAAAAGTAAACTGGCTGTGAAACAGCGAGCTCCGCCAGTCGAATTTGCTTTCATCAAGTACGGACTGGCTTAATTACATAGCACGCCATCGCCTGTCTTTCACTGCCGGTTTTGCTTTCAGAGTCGCTGCACTCCTGTATTGGGAGCTAATCACAAAGCTATTGAGCCATTTGCAGTGACCAGAGAGGGGGTTTGACACTAGACTGCACATGGTAGCGTGAGGAATTTCAAGGCTGGTTAAATGTTTATTCCAGCTGGACGTCTAATAATCAGGCTCTCGGTGCTCAGGAGCCTTCAAATATGACTCATACTGCATATGCCAGAATGATGAGTAAGAAGAGTTCATCATAAATCAAGATGATATGGAATGTGCATATTTCTTTCAGTGTTCTCTCACTTCATCTGTTCTTTTGTAAGCATATATCATACCTATGTCTGGCAGTTCATTATTATTCAATAGAAACATAATGTATActgtattaaccccttaacactcaaaggcttattacacactaaggtatcattcagtaactacagggaagtctgtacaagctggtggggctattcatttgtaatagaagtttgtaataacacttttggcccgccGGCAGGACATAGGCTTTTTTAAGGGTTAAACTCTGTAAGACATTTCGTAAACatcttattttttattgttacgTTTTTTTAAACCTTGTATCTGAGGTAGGTAGAGCCAAgtgagcattcctattggttaGGCCTTCAGAAGCTGGACTTTTAAATTCTAATATGTTCCCTCTTTATAATGCTCTTTCTTTTTACAGGTATACAAATATTGTCTCATGGAttgtttttttccacttttGAAACATGTCTAGATTAtggtcttttttattacagcatTCAATGGACGTTTTAGTCAATAAATAGGTTACATCATTCATTGACTATTGCGATGCAATCTGCACAGGCATTTCTAACAGCCtgattcaacatttttaaagaactCTGCAGTGCGGATCACTACACGTTCCAAGTCCACTGAGCTTGTTACGCCCTTGCTGATTCAGTTATATTGGCTCCCTGTGTTGGattaattttaaatattatttttgacaTTTAAAGCTCTTCATAATCTCTCTCCTGCCTATATTACAGACCTTCTTCAGATCTATGCTCCATCACGTCATTTGTGGTCTTCATCGGCAGGCTTTTTAGCACTATTAGCCATCAATTTTAGTACAGTGGATGCCAGAGCCTTTTTCTATGCTGCGCCCATCTTTGAAACACACTTCCTCTTCATATCCATGAACTGGATTCTATTATGGAATTCAAAACTTTGGTATCTTTGAGTGTCATGAAAAGCGTCaataattgtaaataaatgtattattatcattgcattcagccacaagagcataaTTGAGGTCCGAAACCGATTTGttctgattagttctgccactttttaactcatcccaaaagcactggattgagctccagagaatgcagtccCCCTGTTCCTCAGTCCAAGACTAGGGGCCTATATACACTTCAAACCAACAcatggcattaagcatggtgaccttaggcttatATGTGGCTGCTATCTGAGCATGCTATTCTGTTGGCCATGCTTTTGGAGCTCATGGAGCTGCGTGCATATGCAGCACAAGCCACATGTGCACAATTGAACGCCCGTGTCAGCAATAGGAgcaccttaaagtagcagaattcAATAGTAAGAAGGTGTGTGACCTATTTAGTGAACCTAACAAGGCAGGTCtacctaataaagtggtcagtaagtgtATCTAAGCTGTAGTATATGTTAATACTGGCATTTGTGAAGAAGACTAGACCTCTGTCTCCAGTGTGAATAAACCCGAGCTGTGTCTTTATTAGCAGATAATTAGCTCCACGTCTCCCATGgactctatctgtctgtttatgacGAGAGACATCTTGAGAAGTGTTTGCTCAGCACTGGGCTTGTTACAGTGATAAGTGAAGACAGAGTGTCTCTCTCAAAAACGCTCCATCAGGACAGCATACGCTCTTGGCAGAAGCTTACGCACAGTCACTCGGCGTAGCTATGGACTGTgggacaaaaaaaataacagttaGTATAGAATAGCTTATGCACTGTGAGATTAAAAGTAGGGTGACCAAATGCCCCAGTTCATCTAAAACAGTTCCAGTTTCATGAGATGTATTCTATGTGTCCTAAGGGCCCTAATCTAATGTTAAAACGGCATCCATGATCTTCCTAAGCTGTTACTCACAGTGCTAAGTAGAACAACCTAAAACCATACTCAAAGtatatttactgcagtgaaaTAGAACAaccaaaagtaaaagtaatgatgTATTGAGTGCCCTTTCAAACTGCACCACAACATCTAAGGGCAACAATATACTTGCTGTTAACCACTGCATACACAACTGCTACGCAAGTGCCAGTGATCACATACTCGTCTACCTTTTATATATCTGGAGGAATTAAAAGCTATGTCTACTAGTGGGCAGATCAGGGCGGAAACATCCCATAGTGGCACATGAATGTCTTCCTTAATTACTACTTCTAACTTTGCACAAAAAGATCAGCAATAAGCAACTGATGAGACTGTACTATTGTTGAACCTTATAAAACAGCAGAAAGAAATGGTGGAAGTGGTGCTTTTCACGGTTTGTTCGGGCTGCTGCTGACAATGTCACACTGTGCCTCCACTGTGTATTCTG
Coding sequences within it:
- the bcl11bb gene encoding B-cell lymphoma/leukemia 11B, translating into MSRRKQGNPQHLSLSHRERAQHESTQDADTDCHSPDPSLVSPVAGERDLLTCGQCQTNFPLGDILAFIEHKRRLCRGAGGCYEKPGDRGSGPSSPRPPRAGPVEIGIQVTPGGEDEEKRLTPARGICPKQETILTGKDEPSSYICTTCKQTFTSAWFLLQHAQNTHGIRIYLDNHPSSCSLTPRMALPPSLGADALPRSPLASFLGDSSNPFHLLRMAAPLLREPPPAGYMETRLPSTPPFVSPPPPPRHHLERLGHEEMGILSQHPSAFERVMRLAPMPMEPPSMDFSRRLRELAGNNNNSGGPTPPLSPNRVPPMHRLLSPTLFQASSKPPPAFLSTPPQSMQGPPRSSSSPPLGQGGKVKSCEFCGKTFKFQSNLIVHRRSHTGERPYKCHLCDHACSQASKLKRHMKTHMHKSASMGSSPEQGSRDSTGEEAKSRDGHGIGEGPDNEEEEEEEEEEEEEEEEEEEEQQNGSSRPESNLSMDSEFSRNRENDSRPSPSEKPLSAERVTESQYNNLDNHLRLPLGTRPREEMDEADTAAREADIECQPMVNGRGCGPQDSIPGLFQQKPTPISSPSLSGSSAKRIKVEKDLELPPMPLISSENVYSQLLAGYAASRHFIREPFLGFGDSRQSPFGTSSEHSSSETGSLRFSTPPGELLEGGALSGRSGSSTPHLHLRGPGPGRPPSSKESRRSDTCEYCGKVFKNCSNLTVHRRSHTGERPYKCDLCSYACAQSSKLTRHMKTHGQFGKEVYRCDICHMPFSVYSTLEKHMKKWHGEHLMSNEVKLEQADRA